The following are encoded in a window of Geobacter metallireducens GS-15 genomic DNA:
- a CDS encoding AsmA family protein: MISRGAKTLLISILLILGILAGGVAIFFLAHFHELDTYKDQILAEVQKSLNRQVTYEKGEVTFRFTPAFSFTKVVIKERDGLTTFATADRVSFRLALLPLLEGKVVVGKLMAERPTIQIIRNRDGTFNISDLLEEKKGAPPLRMRGISIHDGKITFTDQAATANGVVTRLEKTALELDRIVRGKETEFTIATTLAQGATTGTLFARGLADLPREGHPMTETRIDAKVEARNLSAAHYWPYYGRFVPFDPLAGLFDVKASIHGTAADFTSKGTVHVAGLRFSYPKVFHAVLTPRDLQLNYKLKRDRYQVDVSAVDFRMDGLMVKGNCAIRDINTNDPRIVARAVIDPFKLERFFYYIPFGIIADDASQFIERYIKAGTYRLDEGRLDGRVSQILHMEKDQNYNILSIKARALEGGVVDLGNGVPSFNSIKGDLLLSGKNFILRNMSGKFGTSPFTMNGMIADYPLNTPSSYPFNAAFTPQQQELAWLLGKHLGGGLSFSGHTPLTITGAGYTSAYTLSGQWNLANAGYNVTNVIAKPAGVANQLSFSMSLSKPGMSAFACQYNLPPLSLVLSTRYRPGQDVPNHIDIRTNQFEMAPLAPLLPRVKSYQPQGRIQVAARANGSAETIGGLNWTGDVLLAGAAFQPPGGIKRVRNINGGIRFKGTDLETPRLSAMLGNSLLVGTGTLSNFDNPAISLEFSAPALDVADLGLKAPEGKSLKIKKVQGSVTLAQDTLQVKSLSGTVNDSALNLKGTVERLQSPRVDVTVTSPFLNIEDVLLLGGLERSAKASAQNGTATIKASVTADEGKFKGFRFRKLHTVAMLDNRILYLQPFECGAFGGQVAGTFRADFGSNGPTRYQANLKADKISAEDLVQALNLRLHNEIITGSLSLHADVTAKGETADELRRTILGSVKLHLENGKLRRYSVLSKIFSLLNVSQLFTFHLPDMVADGMPYNRIDATLSLRDGIVSSKDFFIDSNAMNISAVGSIDLVKEEIDATVGVQPLQTVDKVVNRIPIVGWILTGKDKHLISTYFEAKGKWSDPVVKAVPVKSMAKGVLGIFKRLFQLPAKLITDTGEVIIGK, translated from the coding sequence ATGATCTCCCGCGGCGCAAAGACCCTCCTCATCTCCATACTGCTCATCCTGGGCATCCTTGCCGGCGGGGTCGCGATCTTTTTCCTGGCGCACTTCCATGAACTCGACACCTACAAGGACCAGATCCTTGCCGAAGTCCAGAAGAGCCTTAACCGCCAGGTCACGTACGAGAAGGGGGAAGTAACGTTCCGCTTTACCCCTGCCTTCAGCTTTACCAAGGTTGTCATCAAGGAACGGGACGGCCTGACAACGTTCGCCACAGCAGACCGCGTCAGCTTCCGTCTTGCGCTCCTGCCACTCCTTGAAGGGAAAGTCGTCGTCGGAAAGCTCATGGCGGAACGGCCGACCATCCAGATAATCCGCAATAGGGACGGCACCTTCAACATCAGCGACCTGCTGGAAGAAAAAAAAGGGGCTCCTCCCCTCCGGATGAGAGGGATCAGTATCCACGACGGGAAGATTACCTTCACCGACCAAGCGGCAACCGCCAATGGAGTTGTGACCAGGCTGGAAAAGACCGCTCTGGAACTGGACCGGATCGTCCGCGGCAAAGAGACAGAATTCACCATAGCAACCACCCTGGCACAGGGAGCGACCACCGGGACGCTTTTCGCCCGCGGCTTGGCAGATCTTCCGCGAGAGGGGCATCCGATGACGGAAACGCGCATCGATGCGAAGGTCGAGGCCAGGAATCTTTCCGCTGCCCATTACTGGCCCTACTATGGCCGCTTCGTCCCCTTCGATCCCCTAGCGGGGCTCTTCGATGTCAAGGCATCCATCCATGGGACGGCGGCAGACTTCACCTCAAAGGGGACAGTCCACGTCGCCGGGCTTCGCTTTTCCTATCCCAAGGTCTTCCACGCCGTTCTCACCCCTCGCGACCTGCAACTGAACTACAAGTTGAAGCGGGATCGGTACCAGGTTGACGTCTCCGCGGTCGATTTCCGGATGGACGGACTCATGGTCAAGGGGAACTGCGCCATCAGGGACATCAACACCAATGATCCGCGGATCGTGGCCCGGGCCGTCATCGATCCCTTCAAGCTGGAGAGGTTCTTCTACTACATCCCCTTCGGCATCATCGCCGACGATGCATCCCAGTTCATCGAACGGTACATCAAGGCAGGAACGTACCGGTTGGACGAGGGACGGCTCGATGGCAGGGTGAGCCAGATCCTCCACATGGAGAAGGACCAGAACTACAACATCCTCTCCATCAAGGCCCGGGCACTGGAAGGGGGTGTCGTGGACCTGGGGAATGGCGTCCCCTCCTTCAACAGCATCAAAGGGGATCTGTTGCTGTCGGGCAAGAACTTCATCCTGCGCAACATGTCGGGAAAGTTTGGTACGTCACCATTCACCATGAACGGAATGATTGCCGACTACCCCCTCAACACACCATCGTCCTATCCGTTCAACGCAGCATTCACCCCACAACAGCAGGAACTTGCCTGGCTCTTGGGAAAACACCTGGGCGGAGGACTTTCGTTCTCGGGGCACACGCCATTAACCATTACCGGTGCCGGGTATACGTCCGCGTATACTCTGTCCGGCCAGTGGAATCTGGCAAATGCCGGCTACAACGTAACCAATGTCATCGCCAAGCCGGCTGGAGTGGCCAACCAGCTTTCCTTCAGCATGAGCCTCTCAAAGCCAGGAATGAGCGCCTTTGCCTGCCAATACAATCTCCCCCCCCTCTCGCTGGTCCTGTCGACCCGGTATCGGCCGGGGCAAGATGTCCCCAACCATATCGACATACGGACGAACCAGTTCGAGATGGCGCCCCTTGCCCCCCTGCTCCCACGGGTGAAGTCCTATCAACCCCAGGGGAGGATACAGGTTGCGGCCCGTGCCAACGGGAGCGCGGAAACCATTGGCGGACTGAACTGGACAGGGGATGTCCTTCTTGCCGGAGCGGCATTCCAACCACCAGGGGGCATCAAGCGCGTCCGCAACATCAACGGTGGTATCCGCTTCAAGGGCACCGACCTGGAAACACCGCGGCTCTCAGCCATGCTGGGGAACTCCCTCCTCGTCGGCACGGGAACCCTGTCCAACTTTGACAACCCGGCCATCTCTCTCGAATTCTCCGCTCCCGCTCTCGACGTGGCCGACCTGGGGCTAAAGGCCCCTGAGGGAAAGAGCCTAAAAATCAAGAAGGTGCAAGGTTCCGTCACCCTTGCCCAAGACACCCTCCAGGTAAAGTCACTGTCCGGCACGGTGAATGATTCTGCCCTGAATCTGAAGGGGACAGTGGAACGGCTACAAAGCCCACGGGTCGACGTGACGGTTACCTCTCCCTTCCTGAATATCGAAGATGTCCTCCTTCTTGGTGGTCTGGAACGGAGCGCAAAAGCATCGGCCCAGAATGGCACCGCCACCATCAAGGCGTCGGTCACTGCGGATGAGGGAAAATTCAAAGGATTTCGGTTCAGGAAGCTCCATACGGTTGCCATGCTCGACAACCGGATCCTCTATCTCCAGCCCTTCGAATGCGGCGCCTTCGGTGGCCAGGTTGCGGGAACTTTCAGGGCCGACTTCGGCTCAAACGGCCCAACCCGCTACCAGGCAAATCTCAAGGCTGATAAAATTTCCGCCGAAGACTTGGTCCAGGCGCTGAACCTGAGACTCCACAATGAAATAATCACCGGCTCCCTGTCGCTTCATGCAGACGTCACCGCCAAGGGAGAAACCGCCGATGAACTGAGGCGAACCATCCTCGGCAGCGTCAAGCTTCATCTCGAAAACGGCAAACTGCGGCGGTACTCAGTGCTCTCCAAAATATTTTCCCTCCTGAACGTGTCGCAACTCTTCACATTCCATCTCCCCGATATGGTTGCCGACGGCATGCCCTATAACCGGATCGACGCAACCCTCTCTCTCAGGGATGGGATCGTGTCTTCAAAAGACTTCTTCATCGACAGCAACGCCATGAATATTTCGGCTGTGGGCTCCATTGACCTCGTCAAGGAGGAGATTGACGCAACCGTGGGGGTCCAGCCGCTCCAAACCGTCGACAAGGTGGTAAACCGGATACCGATCGTCGGCTGGATCCTTACCGGCAAGGACAAACACCTCATCTCCACCTATTTCGAGGCCAAGGGAAAGTGGAGCGACCCTGTCGTAAAGGCCGTGCCGGTCAAGTCCATGGCCAAGGGAGTGCTCGGAATCTTTAAACGGTTATTCCAGCTTCCCGCCAAACTCATTACCGACACAGGTGAAGTCATCATCGGAAAATAA
- the smc gene encoding chromosome segregation protein SMC: MKIKRLDISGFKSFVDKVSLDFQQGITSIVGPNGCGKSNVVDAIRWVMGEQSAKNLRGKSMEDIIFGGSESRKPLGMAEVSMAFSTEDGRVPAKYLNYSEIQVTRRLYRDGESDYFLNKTPCRLMDITELFMDTGVGARAYSIIEQGKIGMILHSKPEERRFLIEEAAGVTKFKAKKQVALKKIDLTRQNLLRIGDILAEIRRQLNSLQRQVKKAERFREYREELREIEVAATVRRFIALDAAKEQVEEALRQSVSRASTLTADLEQRELGLDERRLALVERERSLASAQEVVFSLKGEIQGHESRIEFQRKELGGLERQEERLVGELEGLEGQLAAAGEELARLVEQSGTYAVEAAGEEDTLATREKELEEMAAAERELSTDLEEVRRELFSLLAEVAQLNNQRTAATRRLEGLAERVERNRREGLLLNERLVESSGRATELEKAVAGLGDQKTELQERLPLLTRRETELRERLADLDREIASRRDELSRKSSRLHSLQELEAQFAGYGQGVRNLLLADTFRGRFAGVIADFVETEPEFETALEAVLAERLQYVVCPQESDAFEALAYLSESGGGRCSLVAGIPSMPGSDAAPDGAVPILSHVTIAEGRNPVVEHILAGTYLVGDLATACSLSRLHPHSTFVTLRGDVAFGGGIVSGGSTEAAGPGLVHKKREIRELTGEVERLTAVLDDLDATRGRTQQERAGTEEEVREVRQSLHQTDIQLVNAEKDLIRAKEEVQRVEERLAVTGMEDDQLREERETLEGEIVDADTRKAVREEKKGTLEAELERLQETLTVRKREIDAAREAVTTLKVRGAQLREKKEAASRALKRTEELLSDLQARITRHREERERCAQERERLVASLAGGDGELKSLLARHAEAEGASATFKREFDGQAEAVRVEEGALRELRVLAEQAKNAVATDRLRQSELTLELNHLVTSLMEKYRLEMLPLLPKYADTPFDEETASQRQEELSRLIDEMGEVNLTAIEEYRELDERFTFLSGQKADLEESLHSLQQAIQRINRTTRKRFLETFNLVNEKFQEVFPRLFCGGRAELKLTNEEDLLETGIDIIVQPPGKKLQNVTLLSGGEKALTAVALIFSIFLIKPSPFCLLDEVDAPLDDANIGRFNDMVREMSEISQFIIITHNKATMAVADTLYGVTMEEPGVSKIVSVKLN; the protein is encoded by the coding sequence ATGAAAATTAAACGCCTCGACATATCCGGCTTCAAATCGTTCGTGGACAAGGTCTCCCTCGACTTCCAGCAGGGGATAACCAGCATCGTTGGCCCCAACGGTTGCGGCAAGTCCAATGTGGTGGATGCCATTCGCTGGGTCATGGGGGAGCAGTCGGCCAAGAACCTCCGTGGCAAATCCATGGAGGATATCATCTTCGGCGGGAGCGAATCCCGCAAACCCCTCGGCATGGCCGAGGTTTCCATGGCTTTCTCCACCGAAGACGGGAGGGTGCCGGCGAAATACCTGAACTACAGCGAAATCCAGGTGACGCGCCGCCTCTACCGCGACGGTGAGAGCGACTACTTCCTCAACAAGACTCCCTGCCGGCTCATGGATATCACCGAGCTCTTCATGGATACCGGTGTCGGTGCCCGGGCCTACTCCATCATCGAGCAGGGGAAGATCGGGATGATCCTCCACTCCAAGCCCGAGGAGAGGCGATTCCTCATCGAAGAGGCGGCCGGAGTCACCAAGTTCAAGGCCAAGAAGCAGGTGGCCCTGAAAAAGATCGATCTCACCCGTCAGAATCTCCTGCGTATCGGCGACATTCTGGCCGAGATCCGGCGGCAGCTCAACTCGCTCCAACGCCAAGTCAAGAAGGCCGAGCGGTTCCGGGAGTACCGGGAGGAACTCCGGGAGATCGAGGTGGCTGCCACGGTCAGGCGCTTCATAGCTCTCGATGCTGCCAAGGAGCAGGTGGAGGAGGCGCTTCGCCAGAGCGTTTCCCGGGCCTCCACCCTGACGGCGGACCTGGAGCAGCGCGAACTGGGGCTCGACGAACGGCGCTTAGCCTTGGTGGAGCGGGAACGGTCCCTGGCCTCAGCTCAGGAAGTGGTTTTTTCCCTCAAGGGGGAGATTCAGGGGCACGAGAGCAGGATCGAGTTCCAGCGCAAGGAACTCGGGGGGCTTGAACGGCAGGAAGAACGGCTTGTGGGAGAGCTTGAGGGGTTGGAGGGCCAGCTTGCAGCGGCTGGTGAAGAACTTGCCCGCCTCGTGGAGCAGAGCGGCACCTATGCTGTCGAGGCGGCGGGAGAAGAAGACACCCTCGCCACCCGTGAGAAAGAACTGGAAGAGATGGCTGCTGCCGAACGGGAGCTCTCCACCGACCTTGAGGAGGTGCGGCGGGAGCTTTTTTCCCTCCTGGCCGAGGTGGCCCAGCTCAACAACCAGCGCACCGCCGCTACTCGGCGCCTGGAAGGGCTTGCCGAACGGGTCGAGCGGAACCGTCGCGAGGGGCTCCTCCTCAATGAGCGGCTCGTGGAATCGTCGGGTCGGGCCACTGAACTCGAGAAGGCCGTTGCAGGACTGGGCGACCAGAAGACTGAGCTTCAGGAGCGCCTGCCGTTGCTCACCCGCCGGGAAACGGAGTTGCGGGAACGACTCGCCGACCTTGACCGGGAGATCGCTTCCCGGCGCGATGAACTGAGCAGGAAATCATCACGCCTCCACTCGCTTCAGGAACTGGAGGCCCAGTTTGCCGGCTACGGCCAGGGGGTCAGGAATCTCCTGCTGGCAGATACGTTCAGGGGGCGCTTCGCCGGCGTCATCGCTGATTTCGTTGAAACCGAGCCCGAGTTCGAGACCGCCCTTGAGGCGGTGCTGGCCGAGCGGCTCCAGTACGTGGTCTGTCCCCAGGAGTCTGATGCCTTCGAGGCGCTCGCGTACCTCTCCGAGAGCGGCGGTGGACGCTGTTCCCTGGTTGCGGGAATCCCCTCCATGCCGGGCAGTGACGCCGCGCCTGACGGAGCGGTACCGATCCTTTCCCACGTCACCATTGCCGAAGGACGAAACCCCGTTGTGGAGCATATCCTGGCGGGCACCTATCTGGTGGGGGACCTTGCGACGGCCTGTTCCCTTTCGCGGCTTCACCCCCACAGTACCTTCGTTACCCTTCGTGGTGACGTTGCTTTTGGCGGCGGGATTGTGAGCGGCGGGTCGACGGAAGCTGCAGGTCCGGGGCTGGTCCACAAGAAACGGGAGATTCGGGAGCTTACCGGCGAGGTGGAGCGTCTCACTGCCGTGCTGGATGATCTCGATGCTACGCGGGGCCGGACACAGCAGGAACGGGCCGGCACCGAGGAGGAGGTGCGGGAGGTGCGCCAGAGCCTCCACCAGACCGATATCCAGCTCGTCAACGCCGAGAAGGATCTCATCCGGGCAAAGGAGGAAGTCCAGCGCGTCGAGGAGCGGCTTGCCGTCACCGGCATGGAGGACGACCAGCTCCGGGAGGAGCGTGAGACCCTTGAAGGTGAGATCGTGGATGCCGATACGCGGAAAGCCGTTCGCGAAGAGAAAAAAGGAACTCTTGAGGCAGAGCTTGAGCGGCTCCAGGAAACCCTCACGGTCAGGAAGCGCGAGATTGACGCAGCCCGTGAGGCGGTCACCACCCTCAAGGTCAGGGGAGCCCAGCTTCGGGAGAAAAAGGAGGCGGCCAGCCGCGCCCTGAAGCGGACCGAAGAACTCCTGTCAGACCTTCAGGCGCGGATTACCCGACATCGGGAAGAGCGGGAGCGGTGCGCTCAGGAGCGGGAGCGGTTGGTTGCTTCTCTTGCCGGCGGTGATGGCGAGCTGAAATCCCTCTTGGCGCGCCACGCCGAAGCAGAAGGTGCCAGCGCGACCTTCAAGCGCGAGTTCGACGGCCAGGCCGAGGCGGTCCGGGTCGAGGAAGGTGCTCTCCGGGAACTCCGTGTCCTTGCCGAGCAGGCGAAAAATGCCGTTGCCACCGATAGACTCAGGCAGTCGGAGCTTACCCTGGAACTCAACCATCTCGTCACATCACTCATGGAGAAGTACCGGCTTGAGATGCTGCCCCTCCTCCCGAAGTATGCCGACACCCCCTTCGACGAGGAAACGGCATCCCAGCGCCAGGAAGAGCTCTCGCGTCTCATCGACGAGATGGGGGAGGTGAACCTAACCGCCATCGAGGAGTACCGGGAACTGGACGAGCGTTTCACTTTCCTGTCGGGCCAGAAGGCCGACTTGGAGGAGTCGCTCCATTCGCTCCAGCAGGCGATCCAGCGGATCAACCGTACCACGCGCAAGCGGTTCCTCGAAACTTTCAATCTTGTGAATGAGAAATTTCAGGAAGTGTTTCCGCGCCTCTTTTGTGGCGGTCGTGCTGAACTCAAGCTTACCAACGAAGAGGACCTTCTGGAGACCGGCATCGATATCATCGTCCAGCCTCCCGGAAAGAAACTCCAGAACGTGACCCTCCTCTCAGGGGGGGAAAAGGCCTTGACCGCCGTGGCGCTCATCTTTTCCATCTTCCTCATCAAGCCGTCACCCTTTTGTCTGCTCGACGAGGTTGATGCTCCCCTCGATGATGCCAATATCGGGCGCTTCAACGACATGGTGCGGGAAATGAGCGAGATTTCCCAGTTCATCATCATCACCCACAACAAGGCGACCATGGCGGTTGCCGACACCCTCTACGGCGTCACCATGGAGGAGCCGGGGGTGTCCAAGATCGTTTCTGTCAAACTGAATTAG
- a CDS encoding roadblock/LC7 domain-containing protein, producing the protein MSFKAILTQLVQSVPGATGAIIADWEGETVDHVALRDDYELKITAAHLGIILTRMKELQGRLSADPVREAVITLADQRVILGPIGDDYLLVLTLDREAIAGWAMVKFEHVQAILLKEIY; encoded by the coding sequence GTGTCGTTCAAAGCGATCCTGACCCAGCTGGTGCAGTCCGTTCCCGGAGCCACCGGCGCGATCATTGCCGACTGGGAGGGGGAGACGGTGGATCATGTCGCCCTCAGGGACGACTATGAGTTGAAAATCACCGCGGCCCATCTGGGAATCATTCTGACCCGGATGAAAGAGCTTCAGGGTCGGCTTTCTGCCGATCCCGTCCGTGAGGCGGTTATCACGCTGGCTGACCAGCGCGTGATCCTTGGCCCCATTGGAGACGACTATTTGTTGGTATTGACCCTCGACAGGGAAGCCATCGCCGGGTGGGCAATGGTCAAATTCGAGCACGTGCAGGCTATTTTGCTCAAGGAGATTTACTGA
- the ftsY gene encoding signal recognition particle-docking protein FtsY → MAEEKKGFIKGLWNKIAGAEGAEENPIPEQRTEVAEHPVQAEEPEERKPGLFERLRQGLSKTRDSLVGRIDRLVLGKKEIDADTLEELEEILITADIGVQTTVELIRILEERLSRNELNDGAALRQTLKDEILKRLSRDVRPLAVDSASPFVIMVIGVNGVGKTTTIGKLAARFSREGKKVVLAAGDTFRAAAAEQLEIWGERTGCDVVRHKEGADPSAVVFDGIKAAVARKADVLIVDTAGRLHTKVNLMEELKKVRRIMDREIPGAPHETLLVLDAATGQNALSQAKLFKEAAEVTGIALTKLDGTAKGGIVAAICNEFRIPVRYIGVGEGVDDLRDFDPAEFVDALFQ, encoded by the coding sequence ATGGCGGAGGAAAAAAAGGGCTTCATCAAGGGGTTGTGGAACAAGATTGCCGGTGCCGAGGGGGCAGAGGAAAACCCGATTCCCGAGCAGAGGACCGAAGTGGCTGAACATCCTGTTCAGGCCGAGGAGCCGGAGGAGCGCAAGCCGGGGTTGTTCGAGCGCTTGCGCCAAGGGCTCAGCAAGACCCGCGACAGCCTCGTGGGGCGGATCGACCGGCTTGTTCTCGGCAAAAAGGAGATCGATGCTGACACTCTGGAGGAACTCGAAGAGATTCTCATCACCGCCGACATCGGTGTCCAGACCACGGTGGAACTTATCCGGATACTGGAAGAGCGGCTCTCTCGCAATGAATTGAATGATGGTGCGGCTCTTCGTCAGACCCTCAAGGATGAGATTCTCAAACGGTTGAGCCGGGATGTGAGACCCCTCGCCGTTGATTCCGCCTCCCCCTTCGTCATCATGGTCATTGGTGTCAACGGCGTTGGCAAGACGACCACCATTGGCAAACTCGCCGCCCGGTTCTCGCGGGAAGGGAAAAAAGTAGTACTCGCGGCCGGCGATACGTTCCGGGCCGCTGCGGCCGAGCAGCTCGAGATCTGGGGCGAGCGGACCGGGTGCGACGTGGTTCGCCATAAGGAAGGAGCCGATCCCTCCGCCGTGGTCTTTGACGGCATCAAAGCTGCCGTGGCCCGCAAGGCGGACGTCCTCATCGTTGATACGGCAGGGCGGCTCCATACCAAGGTAAACCTCATGGAAGAGCTCAAGAAGGTCCGTCGCATCATGGACCGCGAGATTCCCGGCGCCCCCCACGAAACGCTCTTGGTCCTCGATGCCGCCACTGGCCAGAACGCCCTTTCACAGGCCAAGCTCTTCAAAGAGGCTGCCGAGGTGACCGGCATCGCCCTTACCAAGCTGGATGGCACGGCCAAGGGAGGGATCGTTGCAGCCATTTGCAATGAGTTCCGAATTCCGGTCCGCTATATCGGTGTCGGGGAAGGTGTCGACGACCTTCGGGACTTCGATCCGGCCGAGTTCGTGGATGCACTCTTCCAATAA
- a CDS encoding cell division protein ZapB, translating into MDTELFTDLERRVETLVERYTALKRENDVLREENGRLLQERDAVKSRIDGVLRKLEGI; encoded by the coding sequence ATGGACACAGAACTGTTCACCGATCTCGAACGGCGCGTTGAGACTCTCGTAGAACGATACACCGCCCTTAAGCGGGAGAATGACGTCCTTCGCGAGGAAAACGGTCGGCTCCTGCAGGAGCGGGATGCCGTCAAGTCAAGAATAGACGGTGTTCTGAGGAAGCTCGAAGGGATTTGA